The Paenibacillus sp. FSL R7-0345 DNA segment CAGCAACTGGGGTACCACCTTCGTATTATCCACCATTCTGAGCTTTGTTTTCATTCTGGAAAAAGGCCGCATTGTCAGCTTTACTTCCCGCCTGAGAGAGAGCAAGATTTCCTGGTTCTACGTCGAGCTTGAGTATTTCGGCAAAAAATTCATCTCCTCCTTCGGCAAAGTCATTGAGGCGCAGATCCTGATTGCGCTGTTCAATACCGTTTTCACTGTTGTCGGATTATGGATTCTGGGCATGTTCTTTTCACCGTTTCCGTATCTGTTTGCACTTTCGATTATGATTTTCCTGCTCAGCCTGATCCCGGTGGTCGGCTTTGTCATCTCGCTCGTCCCGCTCTGTATTATCGGTTATAATATCGGCGGACTGGAAATGGTCATCTATGTACTGGCCATGATCGCTATCCTGCACTTTATGGAAGGCTATTTCCTTAATCCGAAGCTGATGTCCTCGAAGATGAACCTGCCGATGTTCTACACGTTTGTCGTGCTGCTCTTCTCGGAGCATTACATTGGCGTATGGGGACTGATCCTGGGGATTCCGATCTTCGTCTTTTTCCTGGATATCCTTGAGATTACCCGCGACGAGCCGCCGAAGGTGTTGAAGTAACCAGAAGGAAGCAGCATATATAATAAAAAAGGCAGCCCCCCAAGCAGAAACCTGCCGGCGGGCTGCCTTTTACATATTCATTAACAGAAAGATCAGCCGAAAGTGGTGGTGATGCTTTGTGTTACAAGCTCTCTTAATTCGGCTTTTTGGGCTATGTACTGATCAGCCGTTATGCTGCCGCTGGCCAGACGCAGATCGAGCTGTTCCGTCAGCTGTGCGACCTGCAGGTCAACGACGCTGTCCACATTGCCGCCGTTCTCGGCTGCGATATCCTTCAGGGATTTGCCTTCATAAAGTGACTCATACAGCTCTTCATCGGAGGACTGGTTCAGCGCGTCCAGAAGCGCATCCTTATCAGCCGCAGGGGTCGAAGTGGACCATTTGGCTACCGGAGAGGCCAGGGCGGCGGTTCTGCCCCAGGTTGTTCCTCCAAAAGACATGGCGACAATCATTGTCCCGACAATCATCACTCGTTTTATATTCATGTAAATATCCTCTTTTCATAGTTAATTATATCGGCAGGGGGTTATAGGCTGGGTCGGTTAGGATAAGTATGCTTAAATGCATTATAACCGGGAAAGCTGAGGCTAAGCTTAAGTCCGGTTAAAGATTACCTAAATCTTGGCGGTACGTTTTGGACGGCGTGCCGAACCAAGGTATACTATCAGCAGGAATGCAGAACAGCTATTAAGAGAAGCAGGGCCAGATAGTAAATAAACCATAAGGGTAAGGGGTGAACCGCCCGTGAATAAAAAAGTACTGGTTGTCGACGACGAACAGAGCATTTCCAGCGCAATTGCCTACGCACTCCGGCGGGAGGGCTATGAGGTGGATACGGCAGGTGACGGCGAGGAGGCGCTCTCCAAGGTGCAGACCTTCCGGCCGAACGCCCTGGTGCTGGATGTGATGATGCCGAAGCTGAGCGGCTATGATGTATGCCGGCGGCTGGAGGACCGCGATGATATCGGCATTATCCTGCTGACGGTCAAAAATGATATTGTCGATAAAATCGTCGGCCTGGAGCTGGGCGCAGATGATTATATGACCAAGCCGTTTGAAATCCGCGAGCTGCTGGCCCGGGTAAAGGCGCTGCTGCGCAGGCTGGAAAAGAAGACCGGTGAAGCTCCCGCCGAGCTGCTGGAATACGGGGAGCTGCGCGTTTATCCGGAGCGGCGTTCCGCTGAGCTTAAGAAGGAAGAGCTGGAGCTGACGCCAAAAGAATTCGATCTGCTGCTGCTTCTGCTCTCCCATCCGCAGCGCGTATATATGCGTGAGGAGCTGCTGGAGCAGGTCTGGGAGATGGACTATGCCGGCGGTACCCGCACGGTGGATATCCATATCCAGCGGCTGCGCAAAAAGCTCGGCGAGCCTTACCAGAACATGCTGCAGACCGTGTACGGGGTCGGCTATAAGGCGGTGCCGGCCGGGAGCTACTCATGAGATTCAGCATCAAGCTGAGATTCAGCCTGTTCCTGGGGCTTCTGCTCATTCTGGCGGTCAGCGTGCTGAGCTATTTTGTGCTGCGCGGGGTGGAGCGCAATGAGCAGACCCAGGCCGAGGCTTCGCTCGCCCAGCATGTCAAAACAGTCAACCTGCGGGTAAAGCAGGCCTACTACACCGGCGTGCGCCTTGAGCCGCAGCTGTTCCTGCAGCGGCGCGGCCGCGAGCTGGCCGCCGAGCTGGCCGGCTTTACCGGCCTTGAAGTTACGCTGTACGATGCGGAGGGCGAGCAGGTGGGAACCTCGGCGCAGGGTGTGGCTGCACCGGGCAAACCCGCAACGGCCGATGCGCTGGCATATGCGCTGAAGAACAAGATTGCTTATCAGAGCCAGGGGGATAAGCTGCTGTATCTGGCTCCGCTGCAGGGCCCCGAGGCGCAGATGGGCGTGGTGCAGCTGCAGTATCCGCTGAAGAATGCGCAGGATTTCCAGCGGACGCTCCGCAATCTGTTCCTGACAACCGGTGCTGCCGTGCTGCTGCTCAGCTTCATCGCAGGCTATCTGTATTTCAGCCGCGCGGCGGCCGCGATCCGCCGGCTGAAAAGGGCGGCGGAATCGATCCGCCGCAGCGAATACATCTCCGCCCCGCCGGTAAAGCGCAAGGATGAGCTGGGCGAGCTGGCGGAGGGGATTTATTTTATGAGCCGGGAGATTGAGTCGAGCATTGCCGCCAAGGATGAGGAGCAGCGCAAGCTGCAGCTGGCCGTAACGAAGCTCCAGGCGCTGGAGCAGCAGCAGAAGCAGTATATCGGTAATATCAGCCACGAGTTCAAGACGCCGCTGACCTCAATCAAGGCTTATGTGGACCTGCTCAATATGTATGACGATGATCCCAAACTGCTGTTCGAGGCCAAGACTAATATTGCCAAGGAGACAGAGCGGCTCTATGAGATGGTTGATAAAGTGCTGCAGCTGACTGCGCTGGAAAAATATGATTTTGAATCACAGGCGGAATTGTTCGAGGTCGCCGCAGGACTGCGGGATATTTGCGGGCGGATGAACGGCAAGGCGGAGCGGTTTGGGTTAACGCTTACTCTGGAGGCAGAGCCTGCCCATATCTGGACCGACAAAGAAAGCTTCATGCATATCTTCATCAATCTGATCGACAATGCAATCAAATATAATGTTCCGGGCGGGGCAGTCCGTCTGCACAGTGAGGTGCTTGGGGACCGGGTGAAGATTACGGTCAGCGATACCGGGATCGGCATTCCGCCGGAAGCGCATGACAAAATTTTCGAGCCGTTCTATACGGTCAACCGTGACCGGGCCCGCGCATCAGGCGGTACCGGACTCGGGCTGTCACTGGTGCGTAATCTGGTGGAGAAGCAGGGCGGCAGCATTGTTCTGCTGGAAACGGAGGGTACGGGGTCGGCGTTCCTGCTTTCTTTTCCATTGGTGAAATAAAGTTTACAAGTTGGAAACATCCTGCGGCGGTTTAGAAATAACTTTAGGGTATTCTAGGTGCAACAACATTGTAGGGGGAAGCGATCATGAGCAGACAAGCGGGCGGCAGGCTGGGTAAGGCGGGGCTGGCTTTACTGGGCACAGCTGTTGTGCTGTCGATGACGGCATGCAGTTCAGGAGAGACGGAGGCGCGGCAGGTCGTTGAACAGGCGGGTACCAAGATTACAGTCATGGATAACACCAGTGAATCGGTATATACGAAGCTGCAGCTGGAGGGCATCGACAAGGTGGAAGGCATGCGCAGCATGGACTGGGTAAGCGAGGACGTCATTGTGATGGATAAAGAGAACCGCAGTCTTGCTCCGCAGATGATCGAAGGCACGGAGCAGTACCCGCATAACCTTTATTTGCATAATCTTACTACCGGTGAGGATACTCCGCTGCAGGAGGGGGGCCAGAATTATGGTGCTGCACAGGTGTCTCCCGATAAAAAATATGTTTTTTATAAAGAAACCAATGAGATGATAGGTCCCGGATATATCCTTGGTTTGGAATCCGGCTCTCCAGTCAAGGTGGATGAAGCGCCGTTCCGGGTGGAAGAAGGAGAGTGGGCGGACGACGGTAAGGTTATTTTTCCCGGCATGGATGGGGTTATTTACAAAACGGATGTGCAGGGGGTAAAAGAAACCGTAGTCGATTCCGGTGTACCGTATGTGCATGAGGTGGTTCAGTCGGGCAGTATCCTGTACTATGTGACCGGAGAAGATATGCAGCTGACCGCCTATGACACAGATTCCAGGCAGTCGAAGGTGCTGAAACAAAGTGTGGTATGGGTTGTTCCCTCTCCTGACGGCAGCAAGCTGGCGATTGTGAAGCGGACGAAGCCGGGCGAGATGGTACTGGTGCTCTGTGACAGTGAGGGCAATGAACAGACGGAGCTTGCCTCCGGCCAGCAGGTGTTCGGAACCAGCTGGTCTCCGGACGGCAGCAAGCTGGCTTATTCGTTAACCGCCGAGAACCCGGGAGATGACCCGAACGGGGTATTCATCAGCGAGCTGGAGAGCGGGGAACAGACGCAGCTGCTGGGGGATATTGAAATTGCCGACCAGCTGCGCTGGAGCCCTTCCGGCAAGAAGTTGCTGGCTTCAGCCGCCGTACTTAAGGATAACAAATACGTGTCCACGACTTATGTGATTAAGCTGTCATAGTTAAAAGAAAAGCGCTCCGGCAAAAGCATCTGCTTCTGCCGGAGCGCTTATTTATGCTGTTATTGCGGAACCAGCTGGCTGATTTGCTTCAGCAGACCGTTAATCTGACCGATTGTTTCCGGGATTCCTGTTGATTCGAAGGCGGCTTTGCCTTCTTCGAGATTGGTTGCGGCCTGATCCAGTCCCTGCTGAAGCTTATCGTTATAGCTGACAATGGACTGGTGCAGATCGGCTGCATATTCCGGAACCTGGAGATTGGCGTAATCAGAAATCTGTTCCTTCAAGGTATTGAGACGGTCCGTCAAGGCTTCTCTGGCCTGCGGATCAGCGGCTGCATCTTCAGCCAGCGAATTCATTTCCTGTCCGAATTGCGTTAAGGTCTGCATGTAAGAAGCTGTATCGGAGGTGAATGTAACGGTATCCCCGACCTTCTCGGCCAACCCGCAGCCCGGGACAATCAGCAGAATGAACAGCAGCAGACTTAGTCCGTATTTCTTCATTTGCTTCACTCCTCTTTGGTATCGTTAAGTCAGGCTTACTTTAGTTCATACGTCTTGCCGGCAGAGCGGGTTACGGAAGGCCACATGAAATTACGGTGAAAAAACGATGATTATAAGTTAAGAATGAGAGTTAATTAAATTCTTACTTGACAGGTGGGATTAAAGGGGTATATGATAGCACCAATCCTTCACCACTAATTAAATGAACAGTGAAATAATCACTTGAGCCGATTGGACCGCCAAAGGCTCCCGCAGTACTACCCTATGGAGGGAGTCTGCCGGGAGCCTTTTTTTTGGATATTCGGGGTCCCCGCAAAGTACCTGAGTTAGCTTCCTTGTACAAGCGGCACTTTGTGGGGTTATTTTGTTGGATATAGAGGAAGGCAGGGATGGTATGACAGATGAGCAATGGGAGCAGCTGGAGGAGGCTGACTATCTGTTCCGCAGAATGGTGCGGAGATTCGTTAAGGAGCGCGACCGCGTAAATGTGGAGGGCATTGCCCTGCCGGGCATGCTGATCCTGAACAAGATTATCCGGGACGGGGAGCAGCGGCTGGGCGATCTGGCGGAGCAGCTTGATTTCACTTCCGGTGCGATCACGGCGCTGAGTGATAAGCTTGAAGCCGGCGGATTCACTGTCCGCAGGCGGAAGGAAGATGACCGCAGGACGGTGCTGCTGGATATTACAGCAAAGGGCAGGGAACTGGTTCAGCGCAATAAAAGCGTTGGGGAGCGATGTATCACGCTTCTGTTCGCGGGCTTTACGGAGGAGGAGCTTGCCCAGCAGAGCCGCTTTTTTGAGCGGATTACCCGGAATCTGGAGGGATTCTCGGATACACTGCTGGAGCTGGCCAAACAAAAGGCCGAAGCGCCCCCGCCTCCCGCTCCTGAACAGAAGCCGCGGAGAACACCGCCGGATAATAAGTATTTGAGTTACTGATAACAACGATAAATTGACATGAAAGATAGAGTATATGCTGCAAAACTAAGCGCAGGCTAGAGGGTGTTTTTCCGAAGGCTGCTTGGAGTTTGGAGAGTGTCAGCACAGAAATGTTGATTGGCTAATCAGTGGAAATGGGCGTTGGAGTCGGAATTGGA contains these protein-coding regions:
- a CDS encoding AI-2E family transporter — its product is MEVFKRYYANLTVRRFGILVLIGLLLYSIRDMLNLVLLTFLIAYVMNSFQVLLTKRISKFIKVNSKVVIVVLYLALIAMIVLALVKYLPKVFEQVKQLTTYLSNLTSDDIPQNQITLYLFDMLKDLNYQSYLKGGIDYVFKISNWGTTFVLSTILSFVFILEKGRIVSFTSRLRESKISWFYVELEYFGKKFISSFGKVIEAQILIALFNTVFTVVGLWILGMFFSPFPYLFALSIMIFLLSLIPVVGFVISLVPLCIIGYNIGGLEMVIYVLAMIAILHFMEGYFLNPKLMSSKMNLPMFYTFVVLLFSEHYIGVWGLILGIPIFVFFLDILEITRDEPPKVLK
- a CDS encoding response regulator transcription factor — translated: MNKKVLVVDDEQSISSAIAYALRREGYEVDTAGDGEEALSKVQTFRPNALVLDVMMPKLSGYDVCRRLEDRDDIGIILLTVKNDIVDKIVGLELGADDYMTKPFEIRELLARVKALLRRLEKKTGEAPAELLEYGELRVYPERRSAELKKEELELTPKEFDLLLLLLSHPQRVYMREELLEQVWEMDYAGGTRTVDIHIQRLRKKLGEPYQNMLQTVYGVGYKAVPAGSYS
- a CDS encoding HAMP domain-containing sensor histidine kinase, with the protein product MRFSIKLRFSLFLGLLLILAVSVLSYFVLRGVERNEQTQAEASLAQHVKTVNLRVKQAYYTGVRLEPQLFLQRRGRELAAELAGFTGLEVTLYDAEGEQVGTSAQGVAAPGKPATADALAYALKNKIAYQSQGDKLLYLAPLQGPEAQMGVVQLQYPLKNAQDFQRTLRNLFLTTGAAVLLLSFIAGYLYFSRAAAAIRRLKRAAESIRRSEYISAPPVKRKDELGELAEGIYFMSREIESSIAAKDEEQRKLQLAVTKLQALEQQQKQYIGNISHEFKTPLTSIKAYVDLLNMYDDDPKLLFEAKTNIAKETERLYEMVDKVLQLTALEKYDFESQAELFEVAAGLRDICGRMNGKAERFGLTLTLEAEPAHIWTDKESFMHIFINLIDNAIKYNVPGGAVRLHSEVLGDRVKITVSDTGIGIPPEAHDKIFEPFYTVNRDRARASGGTGLGLSLVRNLVEKQGGSIVLLETEGTGSAFLLSFPLVK
- a CDS encoding DUF6376 family protein; this translates as MKKYGLSLLLFILLIVPGCGLAEKVGDTVTFTSDTASYMQTLTQFGQEMNSLAEDAAADPQAREALTDRLNTLKEQISDYANLQVPEYAADLHQSIVSYNDKLQQGLDQAATNLEEGKAAFESTGIPETIGQINGLLKQISQLVPQ
- a CDS encoding MarR family transcriptional regulator, with product MTDEQWEQLEEADYLFRRMVRRFVKERDRVNVEGIALPGMLILNKIIRDGEQRLGDLAEQLDFTSGAITALSDKLEAGGFTVRRRKEDDRRTVLLDITAKGRELVQRNKSVGERCITLLFAGFTEEELAQQSRFFERITRNLEGFSDTLLELAKQKAEAPPPPAPEQKPRRTPPDNKYLSY